The following DNA comes from Alienimonas californiensis.
GCCCCAGCGGCCCGGAGCCGCCGGAGTGGCTGGACGGCCTGGAAGACGAAGTCAGCCGCCAACTGCGAGCGACCGCCGACCCGGTCCGCCTCCCCCCGGCGCCGCTGGCCTACGGCGATCTCGTCGGCCAACTGCGGCGCCTGAACCGCAAGTGACAGGCGAGCGAAGGGGCGTCAGCCCCCCGTGTATTTGAAAGCGTGCGAACACACGGGGGGCTCACGCCCCCCGCTCGCCATCGCAGAGCTTCGACTCGTTTAGAACGGCACCGGGGTGAATAGCCCCGGTTGCCGCAGGGCGGCGGCGGGGCCGGCGGCGCTGACGAGCGGCGTGAGGAACAGCATCCCCGCGTACGCCAGCGAAACCGCCCAGCCGAGCAGTAGCCAGCCCCCCGTCCACCACCGACGCCGCGGGGCGGCGATCGCCTCGACGCCCCGCCGGGTCCAGCCGGCCAGCAGCCGACTCGGCAGCACGCCGACGATGCAGGCGGGCGTGAGCAGCCAGCGGGCGTCCGCGGGGACCTCGACCACCGCCAACGAATACAGCGGCAACGAGCCGACGATCACCGCGAGCAGCACGCCGACCCACCGGGCCGGCCGGGTTCGCCACGTCCGCCAGGCGGCCCGCGGGTTCAAGCCGGCCCGCAGGCTCCGCCAGAATCCGTCCTGCCGGGCCGCGGCGAGATTCGCCTGAGCCGCGGGGATCAGCGGGAGAACCCCCGCCAACCAGATCGCCCCGAGGGTGCGCACCAGCGCCCGCCCTGCCCCGTCGCCCTGGATCGCCAGCAACACGCTCGGCAACAGGGCCCACGCCGCCGCGACGATCAGCCCCTGCGCCCCCAGCAGAAGCGCCCGCAGCGGCACCAACTCGACCCAGAGCCAGCCGCACCGGGCGCCGAGCCGGTCCAGCGCCTCCCCGGGGGACCGGAACACCCGCAGCAGATTGCGGAGCGGTCGGAACCACCCCGTTCTCCCCCCGGCGAGGAGCCACAGCCCGAGGTGCACCGCCAGCCCCGCGGCCAGCGCCCAAGTCGCCGCCTGCCATCCCCCGGCCGCGGTGGAGCCGGGGGCGATGACCGCCGCGTCCGATGCCAGCCCCGCGACGAATCGCAGCGGCTGGAGGACGAGCCAGATCGCCGCCGCCGTGCCCGCCAGCGCCGCCGCCGCCCGCAGCAGACGGCCGAGCGGCGGGCTGGAGGTTCGCCCCGCTTCGCCTTCACTCTTCGCCCGGCCGCCGTTCGCGGCCCGGCCCTCCGCCTCCAACATCCACCCCAACGCCAGCAGCGGCCCGCCGGGGACCGCGGCGACGGCGGCCAGCAGGGCGCCGAAGCTCAGCGTGCCGACCGTCGCCCGCACCGCCACGACGACCCAGCCCACGACGCGGCGGAGGCGGCCCGGCGGATTCTCGCCGAACGCGTGACCCGCCGGCGCCGCGGCAATCGGCGGGGCGAGTGCGACGGGCATGGATTACCGACGGGGCGTGAAAAGGGGGACGCCGGACGATACCTGGCAAAGAACCTCGGCGTTGCAGCGAATCCCGCGGAAACTTCGAGAGTTCCGAACGGGTATCCTTGTTTGACCGCCCCGTTTCGCCCCGCCCCCGTGTCGTTCGCCCGCCCCTCCCGCCGCTGGCTCGCTCTTGCCGCCGTGGGGGCGGTCTGTGCGGCGACCTTCGCCGCCGCGGCCCGCGACGTCTCGCCGGGACCGCCGCCGCTGAGAGACGCTCCAGACCCCGCCGCGATCGACGGCTTCTTTCACGAACGGTGGACTGAAGAGGATGTCGAACCGGCCCCGGCCGCGGAGGAGCTGCTCGTCCTGCGGCGGCTCTCGCTGGCGTTGCACGGCACGATTCCCTCGCTGGAAGAGGTCCGCGCTTTCGAGGCGGACGCCCGCCCGGATCGGCTGACGCGCTGGACCGACCGCCTGCTCGCCGATCGCCGGTTCGCGGAGTACTGGGCTGAACGCCTCGCCCGGGCGCTGGTGGGGGTGCACGAGGGGAATCTCGTGCTGTTTCGCCGCGACCGCTTCAAGGCGTGGCTGGCGGACCGCCTGCACCGGGACGCCCCGTGGGACGAGACGGTCCGCCGCATGATCGCCGGCGACGGCATATGGACCGCCAGGCCGGAGGTGAACTTCGTCACCGCCGAGGTGGAGAACGATCGGCTGGACCGCGAAGCCCTCGCCGGCCGCACGGTGCGGGCGTTCCTGGGGCAGCGGATCGACTGCGCCCAGTGCCACGACCACCCCTTTGCGGAGTGGTCGCAGGGCGACTTCGAGGGGCTCGCCGCGTTCTACGGCCGCACGGCCTACGGTCTCACCGGCGTGCGGGAGCGGACGCGGGAGAAGGGCGGGCCGAAGGAGTTCGCCGTGCAGGACCGCGAAACGCTGGAGGACCGCGTCGTCGCCCCCGCCGTGCCCTTCGCCCCGGAGCGGTTGCCGGCGGACTACGAGGCTGATTCGACCGACCGCCGGCGGGCCCTGGCGGCGTGGGTCACGCACCCGGACAACCGCCGCTTCGGCCGGGCGACTGCGAACCGGGCCTGGGGCCTGCTGTTCGGCCGGGCCTGGAAGGAGCCGGTGGACGATCTGCCGGACCCGGAACCGCTGGAACCGGGCGAAGCCGGCGACCTGCTGGACCGGCTCGCCGCGTCCTTCGCCGGACCGGGGGAGTACCGGCTGAAACGACTCATCCGCACGATCGCGGCGTCACGGGCGTTCCGGCTCTCGTCGTCGGCGCCGGGGACGGAGGAAGCGGAGTACGAGCGCCTCGCCCGGGCCGGGGCCGTCTTCCCGCTGACCCGGCTGCGGCCGGAGCAGATGATCGGGGCGATGACGCAGGCCGGCAGCGTGAGGACCCTCGACGCCGACAGCCCGCTGTTCGTGCGGGCGATCCGGTTCTTCCGCACCGTCGACTTCGTCCGCAACTACGGCGATCTCGGCGAGGAAGAACTGATTCGCGAACCCGGCACGGTGCCACAGGCCCTGTTGCGCATGAACGGCCGCCTGCCGCGGGAGATCGCGAGCGCCCAGCCGCTCGGGGCGACGGCCCGGCTGAGCTGGTTCGCCGGCCCGCCGCCCCGGCAGGTCGAGGCGGCGTTCCTCTGCACGCTCACCCGTCGGCCGACCGAGGCGGAGACCGCCGCCCTCGCCGCCTACTACGAGCCGGGCGAAGGCAAAGCGAAGGCTCCGATCGAGGACGTCTACTGGACCCTATTCAACGCGCCGGAGTTCTCATGGAATCACTGATCGCTCCGCCGCCCTTCAGGTTGAGCCGCTTCTCGCCGGGCCGGCGTTCCGTGCTGGCCGCGGCGGCGTCGTTGGGGCTCTCCTTCGCCCTGCCGCCGCTGACCGGCCGGGCCGCCGAGCGGCGGGGGGCGGAGCGGGCGAAGAGCCTGTTGATCCTGTGGATGCAGGGGGGGATGAGCCAGTTGGAGACGTTCGACCCGCACCCGGGCACGGCGATCGGCGGGCCGACGAAGGCCGTGAAGACCTCGCTGCCGGGCGTGCAGTTCGCCGACCTGCTGCCCCGCACCGCGGAGCGGGCGGACCGGCTGAACGTCGTGCGGTCGCTCACCAGCGCCGAGGGCGACCACGAACGGGCGACCTACTTCCTCAAGACCGGCTACCGCCCGGACCCGACGGTGCAGCACCCCTCCGCGGGGGCGGTCGCCGCCTACGCGTCCCCGCCGGAGGGGCTGGAGATCCCGGCTCACGTGGCCCTCAACCCGGCCCAGTGGGCGCCGCGGGGCGGCTACCTCGGGGCTCGGTTCGACGCCTTCCAGGTGCACGACCCCGGCAGGCCGCCGGCGAATCTGCGGGACTGGGCCGCCCCCGCACGGCGGGAGCGGCGTCTGGCCGGGTTGGACGCGCTCTCTCGCTCCTTCGCCGCCGGCCGGCCGGGCCAGTTGGCCCGCAGCCGACACGACGAGGCGACCGAGGAGGCGCTGGCGATGATGGACTCCCCGCAGGTCGGCGCCTTCGAGATCGACGAGGAGTCCGCCGCCCTGCGGGCCGCCTACGGCGACACCCGCTTCGGCCGCGGCTGCCTCGTCGCCCGCCGGCTGATCGAGACCGGCGTACGAGCGGTGGAGGTCACGCTGAACGGCTTCGACACCCACGCCGACAATTTCGGCGGCATGGCCACGCAGGCGGAGAGCCTCGACCCGGCCCTCGCCGCCCTGCTGGACGACCTGACAGCCCGCGACCTGCTGCAAAGCACGGTCGTGCTGGTGATGACGGAGTTCGGCCGGACCCCGCGGATCAACCCGCTCGACGGCCGCGACCACTGGCCGAAGGGCTTTTCCTGCCTCGTCGGCGGCGGCGGGCTGGCCTCCGGCCGGGTGATCGGCGCCACGGACCCGGCGGGGGAGAAGGAGCCGACCGATCCGGTCCGCGTGCAGGATCTATTCGCCACCGTTTTCGACACGCTCGGGATCGACCCGGAGGAGGAGGAGATGACGCCGATCGGCCGTCCGCTGAAGCGGGCGGAGGGCGCTCCGCTGGCGGCCCTGCGGGTCTGATCGCGTCGCGCGCGGCGGGTTGCGGCCGCGAGGCGGCATGGACCGAACGGGGCGCCGGCTGCTAGGACCCGCGCTGCCGCCCGGAGCCCCGGGCGTGGCGATCGCCCCCGGGTTCGAGGCGTCTGCGTGCTGAAACTCCTGACCTCCCCCGCGACCGTCGCGGCGGCGTTGACCGCCCTGTTCCTCGTCGCCTGCGGCGACGGCGGGCCGCTGGCGCATCCGCTGATCACCCGCTACGCGCTCGGCCACCCGCTGGCGGTGGCGACCGTCGGGCTGTTCTTCGCGGGCGCCGCGGCCGTGCTGATGCGGGCGGTCGGCCATCGGGCGGAACGCCGGGCCGTCGCCGCGTTGGCCATCTGCCGATTCCCGACCACCGCCGACGCCCTCGCCTGGGCCGGCGAATCCCGCCTCGCCGCCCCGTCCCGCGTCCGCGGACTGCTGACCGATCCGCCCCCCGCCGACCGGGCGGAGACGCGGCTCGGCGCCCTCCACGAATCCGCCGCGGACCGCCTGCACGACGGCTATGGCCTCGTCCGCACGATCACCTGGGCGGTGCCGATCCTCGGCTTCCTCGGCACGGTCGTCGGCATCACGCTGGCAATCGCCGGCATTGATCCGGACGGCCTCGGCGAATCGCTGGGCGAGGTGACGGGCGGCTTGGCGGTGGCGTTCGACACCACGGCCCTGGCTCTCGCCCTGTCGCTGGTGTTGGTCTTCGGCACCCATGCGGTGCAGGGGGCGGAGCTGTCGAACCTGGAACGACTGCGAGACGTCGCGTTCCGCGCGCTGTTGCCGCTCTGCCCGGCGGCGGAGGAGGACCCCGTGCGGGCCGCCGCCGCCGACGTGGCGGAACTGATGCGCCGCCGGGCCGGCGATCTCGCCGAGGTGCACGCCGCCGCCTGGCGGGGCAGCTTGGAAGAGATGCGGTCGGCGTGGGCGGAGACGCTGACCGAAAGCCGAGCCGCCTTCGCCGCGGGCATCCGGGCCGAGACCGCCGCGGCCGCGGAGGCCGCCGAACGCCGCCAACAGGCCGCCGGCCAGGAGTTCCTCTCCGCCGTGCGCGCCGCGACGGACGCCATGACCGGGGCCGTCTCCCGCTGGAGCGACGGCTTCGAGGAGGCCGCCGCCGCGGACGTGGATCGCTCCGACCGGCTCCGCGATCTGGCGGACTCCCTCGCCGCGATCGCCGAGCGGACCGAGGCGCATTCGATGATCGCCGGCCGGATCGACGCCGGCTTGGCGACCGTCAACGAGGCCGGCCACTTTGAGGAAGCGGTGCACTCGCTGACCGCCGCCGCCCACCTGCTGACGATGCGCCTCGGTGGCGTGCCGGGGCAGTCGGCTCCGCAGCCGACGAGCGCGCACGTCGTGCCCTCCCAGAGGCGCGCCGCCTGAGGGCGGCGGCGAAAGCTCTGACCCGTGCGACGCGCCAGCGGTCCGAACGTCAGTCTCTTTCCGTTCCTGACGGTGCTCCTGTGCGCCAGCGGGACGTTGATCGTGTTGTTGATCGCGCTCTCCCAGCACGTCCGCGACACGCCCCCCGCCCCCACTGCCGCGGCCGAACCGCCGGAGCCCGCTGCGCCGGTCGTCACGGTGACGGAGCCGCCGCCGGAACCGTTGCTCGCTCCGGTTCCCGCCCCGCCGCCGGAGCCGATCCTACCAAAGCTTCCTCCCGGACCGCCGCGGGTCGTGCGACTGCCGTACGAGGGTCCGGACCCGGGCGAACCGCTGCGGCGCCGCTTGGCGAGCGCCCGGACCGCAGCGGCGGAGCTGACGGCTCGGCTCGACGCGGCGACGCTGCGGCGTCGGGATGCGGAAGCGAAGATTGAAGCGGCCCGGTTCGCCGCCGCCGAGGCGGCGGCCGCCGTCGCCTCCGCCGGCGCCCGGCTGGCGTCGTTGGAACAGGTTCGGGACAGCGGCGCCGCGGCCGCGGCCCGGGCGACCGCGGAGGTGGCGGAGTTTCAATCTGCCGTCGCCGCCGCAAAGGAAGACGACTCCCCCCGCGCCCTGCTGCCGGTTGTCCGCACGCCGGACGGCGTGACCGCGGACCGGCCGATCTTGGTGGAATGCATCGCCGCCGGGGCGCGGTTGCGGCCCTACGGCGTCACGGTGCCGGTGGGCGCGGCGGGACCGGCGCCGACCGGCGTGGCGCCCGTGGTGGCCGGCGTGCAGGCCGCGTCCGCGGCGACCGGGGAGAGCTACGTCCTGCTGATCGTGCGGCCGGACGGCCTGCCGGCCTTCTATCAGGTCGCCGGCGCGCTGACCGCGGCGGGGATTCGGTTCGGCTATGAACTGCTCGACGAGGATGCGGAGATCGCCTGGGGCGAAGCGACGCCGGAGACTTCCGGAACGGTCGCGGTCGCGGTGCGGGACGCGCTGCAACGCCTGCCGGCTCCGCTACCGGGCGAGGACGACCCGCGGTTCGTCGGCGCCGGCTTCCCGGGCGCGAGCGGACCGGCGGGTCAGGGCGGCGGCGGTTCCCCGCCCGGCCTCCCCGGCCCCGGTCTGCCCGGCGTCGCCGGGGCCGGCCGGCCCGGTCCGCCCGGCGGCGCGCCGCTCAGCGGGGCGCCGGACGATCCCTTCGCCGGGGGCCGGGCGGGGGCCGCTGCGGCCGGTCGTCCGGACCTCTCGAAGGCCTTCCCCGCGGGCTCGCCGGCGGATCGCTTGAATATCATCGGCTCGACGCCCGCCGTCGCCGCCCAGCCGTTCAACCCGGCGGGTGGACGATTCCCCGCGGCCGCCGGCGGTTCCGGCGGCGTCACGCCTCCCGGCGGCGCCGCGATCGGCGCCGCCGCTCCCCCGCCGGTTCCCGCCGGCGCTGACGGCGTGGCCCCGGGCGAGGGCGTTGCGGGAATGAACGCTCCCCCCGCTGACGCCCGTCCCGCTGGCGCCCGTCCCGCCGGCGCAAGTCCCGGGGGCGCCAGTCCCGAGGGCACTGCCTCCACAGATTCGCCCGCGGAGGCGGCGATGCAGGCGCTCGCCGCTCCGGCCACGGGCGCCGAGACGGCCGACGGCGGCGCGTCCGGCGGTTCGTCCAGCGCCTCGGCGGGCGGTTCGTCCAGCAGTTCAGCGGGCGGAGCGTCCGGCAGCGGCGGGGCGGCGGGCGGAGCCAGCGGCGGGGCGGCGGGCGGCGAGCCCTCCGAGGGCTCGAAGAGCCGCTCCTTCGGCGAACGCGGCGGGACGCCGGAGCGGGACACCCGCATCCGCTTTAACGTGCGGACGCCCGCCACGCTGGCCGCCTCTCACCTCTGGATCAACGGGCACTGGGCGCCGCTGCCGGACGACAACGACAGGCTGATCGCCACCCTGAAACAGGAGTTCGATCGCCGTCTCGCCGATCGCGGCGAACCGCCGACCGGGTTCCGCTGGAGCCCGGAACTGCGTCTGAGCGTCCGCCCCGAAGGCCGCGGACAGGTGGAGCGATTCATCGAAGCCGCGGAGCGGGCCGGGGCGACCGTAAAAATTGAAGGCGGAACGCGATGAGTCGGCGCCGGCACGAAGACATGGACGCCGGAAGCGACAGCTTCCTGGACGTCCTCGCGAATCTGGTGGGCATCCTCGTGGTGCTGGTGGTGATGACCGCCCTGCAGGCCGCCGCCCGCCCGGCGGCGTCGATCGCGGAGGCGGACGCCCCGGCGCCGGAGAGTGCGGCGCCGGAGATGGCCCTCGAACCGATCGTCTCGGAGCCGGTCGCTTTGGAGCCGCCCGCCATGGTCCGGGTTCCCCTGATCGCCCCGAAGCCGAACGTTGTGTTTGAGCCGACGCCCCCGCCGGTCGTGCCGGCGTCGCTGGAGCGGGACGTCGCCGCCGCGGAGGCCACTCTAGCAGTGCTCCGCCGACGGGTGGACGAGTCGGCGGCGGCTCACCTGATGGCGGCGGAGACGGCGGAGCGGGAACGCCAGCGGGCGGCGGCCGCCGCGGCGGAATTGCAGCGCCGCCGGGCCGCGATGTCCCAGATTCAGGCAGACGCCGCCGCCGCCGCCCGGGCCGCCGAGGCCGCCCGGCTGGACCGCGATCTCTGGGCCGCCAAGGCCGCGGCGGCGGGCGACAAGCCGCCCGAGCGCTTCGAGCATTCCGCCCTGCCGGTCGGACGGCGGGTCACCGGGGACGAACTGCACTTCCGCCTCGTCGGCGATCCAAACGACCCGAAGGGAGGCCTGGTGCGGCCGGTGCCGATCGACGACCTCACCGCCAAGCTGGAGCAGGACATCCAGCGGCGCCGCAATCAAATCATGGACCGCGGCGGCTACGACGGGACCGTCGGGCCGATGTCCGGCTACGTGATGAACTACCGGATCGAACGCGAAACGGACGACGTACTCGACCGGGTGCGGTCCGCCTCGCCCGGGATCGTGCGGTTCCGACTGGCCGGCTGGACGCTGGCGGACGCCGGGGACGATCCCTCGGCGACGCTCGACGCGGCGCTGGCCGAGGGGTCGGACTTCCGCTTCCTGCTGGCGACCGCCGGACCGGGGGCGACGGCGACGTTCTGGGTGGCGCCGGAGGCGTTCGCCGCCTTCCGGGCTCTGCGAGCAGAAGCCCGCGCCGCCGGCCTGTACGTCGCCGCCCGGCCGCTGCCGAACGGCGTCCCCATCAGCGGCAGCCCGGACGGCAGCCGCTCCGTCGCCCAGTGAGCGCACCGAGCACCGCCCCGGCTCAGTCGTCCGGCAGCACGTCGGACAGGTCCGGGGTCAGCAACGGCTCGACGGCTTCGACGGTCACGTAGTAGGCGCCGCGGGTGACGTCGCCCTCCGTAAAGGTCGCGCTCAGTTTGGCCGGCCCTTCGGGGAGCGTCAGGATGATCACCGGCGGGCTGCTGAACGACCCGGTCCGGGCGCCGCGGGATTGGGAGGTCTTCGCCTCGACGGAGACGGAAACGCTGCCCTGCCAGGCGCCGTCCTCCTCGGCGGCGGCCGGGCGATCGCGGAGCGTGAACCGATACCGGCCGGCCTGCGGCGCCTCGACGGCCCACCAGCCGGTGGAGACCGGGTCCTTGCGGATCGCCGCCTGGCTCCAGGGCACCGGGCGGTTGTCCGGTTCGTGCCAGTCGTGGGCGCACAGCTCCACCGGGCCGGGGCCGAGGTCGATCCGCACCAGGTCCTCGGCGAACGGATCGTCGAAGGCCGGTTCGAGACTCGCCCACCACTGTTCGTAGGCTTGGCGCAGTTCCTCGACGATTTCCGGATGGTCGGCCGCCACGTCGCTCTTCTGCCCGGGATCGGCCTCGATGTCGTACAGCTCGTCCCGGTTCACCAGGCGCCAGCGGTCGGTCATGACCGCCGATTTGCGCCACTTCTCCGGCACCTCGATCCGCTGGGAATGCACGGTCAGCGTGCGGTCCGGCCAGTTCGCCTCCTCCGCATCGCGGAGCAGGGGGGTGAGGTCGCGGCCGTCCAGCGCCTCGCCCCCGGCGACAGGCACGCCGCAGAGGGACAGCACGGTGGGGAGCACGTCGACATGGGCCGTGAGCCGATCGACGTCCCGAGCCTCGGCGAATCCGCCGGCGGGCCAGTGCAGGAAGAAGGGCACGCGGTGGCCGCCGTCGTATTCGCTGCCCTTGGCGGCCCGCATGCCGGCGTTGAAGCCGCCGTTCTGATGGCCGGCGGCAGTGCCGTTGTCGGTGGTGAAGACGAAGATCGTGTTCTCCGTCAGGCCCAGTTCGTCCAGGCGTGCGCGGAAGTCGCCCAGGCGGGCGTCGATGTTGGCGATCATGCCGTAGAAGTTCGCCTGGTCACCCTTCACCCCCGCGTCCCGATAGGGCTGGGACCACTCCTCCGGCACCCGGTAGGGGCCGTGCGGGGCGTTGGTGGCGAGGGTGAGGAAGAACGGCCGCCCGGTCTTGGCCGGGTCGTTGCGGTCGACGAAGTCTTCCGCGGCGTCAAACCACTCGTCGGTGCAGTATTTCTCGGTCGAGCGCAGCTCCTCCGTGCCCTCGGGGTTCGATTCGGAGCGGGAGAACCAGGTGTAGGTGTCGCCGAAGTAGTCGTTCCCCCAGTAGTCCGGGGCCTGGCCGACGCCGCCGCCGCCGTGCGTGTAGGCAAAGTCGTAGCCCTGATCGCGGGCCCGCAGCGGAGCGTTGTCGCCGAGGTGCCACTTGCCGATCATCCCGGTGCGGTAGCCGGCGTCGCGGAGGCGTTCGGCGAGGGTGACCTCCTCCGGGGCCATCATCGACCGGCCCTGAATCGTGTGCCAGACGCCGGTTTTCGTGCTGTAGCGGCCGGTGTAGAGGGCGGCCCGGGTGGGGGAGCAGGTCGGGTCGACGTGATAGTCCGTCAGCCGGACCGATTCGCCGTGCAGCCGGTCGAGGTGCGGCGTCTTGAGGACCGCGTTGCCGTGGCAGGAGAGGTCGCCGTAGCCTTGATCGTCCGTGAGGATCAGCACGACGTTGGGTCGCTCCGCGGCGGAGGCCGTTCGGGGGAGCGACCCACCAATCGCCAATCCGGCGAGGAGCAGTGCGAGCGTGGGACGGATCATTCCTGGTCCTCCTCGGGGGCGGTTTCGGGGGCGGGCTTCGGCGCGTTTAGCGGTGTCCGCGGGGCGGGGGGGAGGTCGACGCCGACGATCTGTACCTCCGGCAGGTCCTTCATCAGGGCCAGCGCGCCGGCGGTCGTGACGGCGGTGTCCCACACGTACAGGGACCGCAGCGCCACCAGGCCCCGCAGGTTCTTCAGGCCGGCGTCGGTCACCTTCGTCCCGTACAGGTTCAGGTACTCCAGTCGCTCCAGCGTGCCGACGGGAACGAGGGCGGCGTCGCCGATCTTCGTGCCTTCCAGATGCAGTTTGCGGAGGTTCGTCAGGAGGGTCAGCTTGCGGCTCAGGCCGTCGTCGAACGGGGTGCCGCGGAGGTTCAGCTCGTGCAGCCGGTCGGCCAGGGGCACGAGGGCGTCGAGGTGCTTCGCCGTCAGTTCCACGTCGCCGAGGTGAAAGGAGACGTCCAGTCGGGCGTCGTTCTGGGCGCGCTGCACGACCTGCCCGCCGAGGGCCTCCACGGCGGCGATCGCGGCCCGGTCGGCGTCGGAGAGCGGCGGGACCTGCGGCGGTTCCCCGGAGCTCGGTTCCTGAAACGCGAGCAGGACGGCGGCGAACAGGACGGCGGTCGGCATGCGGGTTCCCTTCGGGATCGGGGCGGCACAACGGTAACGCCCGATCGGAGACGGCGACAACGGACGCGGGTTCGCCGCCGCGTCGGGATCTGCTAGACCCGAGTCGTGTCCGTCGGAACGCCCGCCGCCGCCCCGCCCGCCCCGCCCGCCCAGCGCGCCGCTCCCCCCCGGCCGCTGACCGAGCCGGTGCGGGTTCTCGGGGCCGTGCTGCTGAGTTTCGTCCGCGACGTCGGCGACCTGACGCTGTTTGCCGCGGCCGCGCTGCGGTCCGTGCTGCGGACGCGGCCGTCCAAACGCATTCTGCTGCCCTGCCTGTACGAAATCGGCGTTCGCAGCATCCCCGTCGTGCTGATCACGGGCGGGTTCATCGGCATGGTGCTGGCCGTGCAGAGCTACGACCAGCTCCACATGATGCACCTCGAAAACCGCCTCGGGGCGGTGGTGAACGTCTCGCTGGTGAAGGAACTCGGTCCCGTGCTGGCCGCGGTAATGCTCGCCGGCCGGGTGGGCAGCCGGACCGCCGCCGAGCTGGGCACGATGCGGGTCACGGAACAGATCGACGCCGTCAAAGCGCTCGGCGCCGACCCGATCGGGCACCTCGTCGTGCCGCGGGTCGCCGCCTGCGTGCTGCTGATCCCGCTCCTGACCGTGCTGGCGGACGCCTGCGGGATGTTCGGCGGGTGGTTGTTCAGCGTGAAGCTGCTGGGCATCTCCGACTTTCATTACTGGCACCACACACTGAGCTTCATCACCGCCTACGACTTCGCCAGCGGTCTGCTGAAGAGCCTCGCCTTCGGGGCGTCGATCGGCGTGATCGCCTGCCACCGCGGCTTTCACTGCGGCGCCGGGGCGGAGGGCGTCGGGGCCGCGGCGACGGAGAGCTTCGTGCTGTCCTTCATGGCGATCCTCTGCCTGGACTTCCTGCTGGGGGTCGTGCTCGGCCGGCTGTACTGGATCCTGTGGCCGGCTCCCATGACGCTGATGTGACGGGAGTTTCTCGATGACGGCTCCCAAACTCGAACTGCGCACCGCCTGCAAGCGGTTCGGCTCGAACGTGATCGTCCATCGGCTGAACCTGTCGGTCGCGGTGGGCGAGACGCTCTGCCTGATCGGCGAGAGCGGGTGCGGCAAGAGCGTCTCGATGAAGCTCGCCGCGGCCCTGCTGCCGCCCACATCCGGCGGGGTCCTGTGGGACGGCGACCCGGTCCACGCCCTGCCGCCGGAGGAGTTCCGGCGGCGGCGGATGAAGTTCGGCTATCTGTTCCAGGGGGCGGCGCTGTTCGACAGCATGACCGTCTTCGAGAACGTCGCCTTCGGCCCCCGCCAGCTGCACGCCGCCGAGGGGCGGATGCTGGAGGAGCTGGTCGCCGCCCGCATCCGCGAGGTCGGCCTGCCGGAGCACGTCACCCACCGAAAACCGGCCGGGCTCTCCGGCGGCCAGCGGAAACGGGTCGGGCTGGCCCGGGCGCTGGCGCTGGACCCGGACGTGATGCTGTACGACGAACCGACCACCGGCCTCGATCCGGTGATGAGCGACGTGATCAACGAGCTGATCCTCCGCGTCGCCGCC
Coding sequences within:
- a CDS encoding ABC transporter ATP-binding protein, yielding MTAPKLELRTACKRFGSNVIVHRLNLSVAVGETLCLIGESGCGKSVSMKLAAALLPPTSGGVLWDGDPVHALPPEEFRRRRMKFGYLFQGAALFDSMTVFENVAFGPRQLHAAEGRMLEELVAARIREVGLPEHVTHRKPAGLSGGQRKRVGLARALALDPDVMLYDEPTTGLDPVMSDVINELILRVAASRDGDARPDRPPVTSIVVTHDMHTVRRVADRVVMLRPAPALGPLDSQVLFDGTVEDLFASDDPAVGPFVRGEAGAKLAELAA